One region of Deltaproteobacteria bacterium genomic DNA includes:
- a CDS encoding response regulator, translating to MKDFKVLLVDDEEEFVKSLSERLEIRELKSDMAFNGEQAMQQVSDEVPDVMVLDLKMPGIDGLEVLRRIKKFYPQVQVVILTGHGTDKDEAQAKKLGAFAYLQKPVDLEHLVDTLKKAYAYKSKIEKSMTAATFAEAGDFDTARNIMKESDKKK from the coding sequence ATGAAAGACTTTAAAGTGCTCTTGGTGGATGACGAAGAGGAGTTTGTAAAAAGCCTCTCTGAGCGGCTCGAAATCCGGGAACTGAAGTCGGACATGGCCTTTAATGGTGAGCAGGCCATGCAGCAGGTTTCAGATGAGGTGCCAGACGTAATGGTCTTAGACCTCAAGATGCCTGGCATTGACGGGCTGGAAGTCCTCCGCCGCATCAAAAAATTCTACCCTCAGGTTCAGGTGGTCATTCTGACCGGGCACGGCACGGATAAGGACGAGGCCCAGGCGAAAAAATTAGGCGCCTTTGCCTACTTACAGAAGCCAGTGGACCTCGAACATCTGGTGGACACCCTGAAGAAGGCCTACGCTTATAAAAGCAAGATTGAAAAGAGCATGACCGCCGCCACATTTGCTGAAGCAGGTGACTTCGACACCGCCCGGAACATC